From one Montipora capricornis isolate CH-2021 chromosome 10, ASM3666992v2, whole genome shotgun sequence genomic stretch:
- the LOC138019908 gene encoding uncharacterized protein, with protein sequence MPEKSRFSSLVRYVRSLKNMAFGTGNRPTQPVVLNREIVNKILQPLHLMTAFIGHRSKHYPILGSLGLVIWIVSLVCHFSLDFYEAAHIFGWAWATAIGLFFISFSSGTYILIRDTLPWFEDCLEILNVDGNFSETLEKAKKFSSKLPLLLLVSSVLAACGQYFCYFIDNAVQVELGKPWLTVLLNIVRVVSLLHVLYGYILFLIIILFVMYITGASMKEFRDGVECEFRERHVRMTFREAVQLFEHRSQFIRRSSNACLYMLCNIVLTTVLSFVINGYNFLFFSRRAIYLWFALVPMIWTAAPLILAAWATENYQAYVASVVRSWGEHPESDEGDSEGDDMEEYQEAMKKLKVNRSRSVLIASTNLLTTLKRKRLILRQDRRMSAAAMRRESQISEARSSLEDVAASIERKRNLSIGIQNPLPLQVDDIKTRDDDTFPQAGLPSTCIVNSSSTTKGINTQTTKEKRKSKFNFKSYVMYLQGLISEVGFSVGGMVLSWEKVSSIGILWVSVLAIFIQEIVFGNRKSTLLT encoded by the exons ATGCCAGAAAAATCTAGGTTTTCTAGCCTAGTTCGCTACGTTAGATCCTTAAAGAATATGGCTTTTGGCACAGGAAACAGACCGACACAACCTGTGGTTCTAAATCGTGAGATTGTCAACAAAATATTGCAACCGCTGCATCTTATGACGGCTTTCATAGGGCACCGCAGCAAACACTACCCGATTCTGGGTTCTTTGGGACTTGTGATCTGGATCGTGAGTCTTGTTTGTCACTTTTCGTTGGATTTCTACGAGGCGGCGCACATATTCGGTTGGGCGTGGGCCACAGCCATAGGTCTTTTCTTCATTTCGTTTAGTTCAGGGACATACATTCTCATAAGAGATACTCTTCCGTGGTTTGAAGATTGCCTTGAGATTTTGAACGTCGATGGAAATTTTAGTGAGACCTTGGAAAAGGCGAAAAAATTCTCTTCG AAACTTCCTCTGTTATTGCTTGTGTCCAGCGTACTGGCAGCATGTGGTCAATACTTTTGTTATTTCATCGACAATGCCGTGCAAGTTGAACTGGGAAAACCATGGCTGACCGTACTGCTGAATATAGTACGAGTGGTCAGCCTCCTACATGTGCTATACGGATACATATTGTTCCTCATAATCATTCTGTTTGTTATGTACATTACCGGTGCTTCAATGAAGGAATTCAGAG ACGGTGTCGAGTGCGAGTTTCGTGAGCGGCATGTTCGTATGACGTTTCGTGAGGCTGTTCAACTGTTTGAACACAGGTCCCAGTTCATAAGACGATCGTCCAACGCATGTTTG TACATGCTATGCAATATCGTCCTGACGACCGTTCTTTCATTTGTTATCAATGGATACAACTTCCTGTTCTTTAGTCGACGAGCGATCTATCTTTGGTTCGCACTTGTGCCCATGATTTGGACCGCAGCACCGCTGATTCTAGCAGCGTGGGCCACAGAGAACTACCAAGCCTACGTAGCGTCGGTCGTGAGATCCTGGGGAGAGCACCCGGAGTCGGACGAAGGCGATTCTGAGGGTGATGACATGGAGGAATATCAGGAGGCTATGAAGAAACTCAAAGTCAACCGATCGCGAAGCGTTCTTATTGCTAGTACAAACTTGCTAACAACACTCAAGAGAAAGAGACTTATTTTACGACAAGACCGTCGTATGTCTGCAGCCGCAATGAGGAGAGAATCGCAAATCAGTGAAGCCAGAAGCTCATTGGAGGATGTTGCAGCATCGATTGAAAGGAAGAGAAACCTTTCCATTGGAATTCAGAATCCGCTACCTCTGCAGGTGGATGACATCAAGACAAGAGACGATGACACCTTTCCACAAGCAGGGCTTCCCTCAACGTGTATTGTAAACTCTAGTTCCACAACAAAAGGGATTAATACGCAAACCACTAAGGAAAAGAGGAAAtctaaatttaatttcaaatcatACGTGATGTACTTACAGGGATTAATAAGTGAAGTAGGGTTCTCTGTGGGTGGGATGGTCCTATCGTGGGAGAAAGTTTCTAGCATCGGTATTCTCTGGGTGTCGGTactagcaatatttattcaAGAAATAGTGTTTGGAAACAGAAAAAGCACGCTTCTGACTTGA
- the LOC138019905 gene encoding eukaryotic translation initiation factor 2-alpha kinase 1-like yields the protein MAFNTRSKWTRSKLESPGLPSRLTEFQDADSAETFIPNNDPTSSVQALEGRVPNYLLLVSLLEHLCSLYESDSEKSKKIFNVLCQQLVKMKVMPSFSFLEEFSVIRAKYKTAFSDLMEAAARTTGTDLHKFPLGARRPMLGQFTTHKSLSAPQKMSELLQNGSSRYKEEFIEITRLGKGGFGSVFKVKNKLDGREYAVKKIPLKETDPDLCLKVLREVKVLANLSHNNVVGYHAAWLEYVTTDNIDCAIPRVNTLPTSLKELSDFSSLNGIHRIMEVSTSDSQSSIVFEASSQEPSNGGILFTARRSSGDLYGPGNQSRGAQVDSRLGKSLKSISSSRSSRAPYMTSQRSMRRSASSNSLGSMSGKDGVRSDDDLSEHSEQSSVISGNIKRNVARNKCLGMVLYIQMQLCTTTLRDWLVKRNDEILRSGKQVDKAAVMEIFRQLVEGVRYIHSQELLHRDLKPRNIFLQGLSQKADDRPTKFQVKIGDFGLARKEVVVSPGGSSPLASLIEPLTPIFPSGFSRRDAATAGVGTCTYASPEQLRNNVYDNKADIFSLGIILFELFCSFGTEMERVTNIKDLRQGRLSQEFCQMWPEETNLILEMTAERPDERPTAGTLLEIGLFKEKHTHVSHHLSEKVEEQASEIIELRNILSRKDSEMQAREDEIRELKRQLEKKDDHLRRILDKLCTACNQKLANQVEEMDTG from the exons ATGGCTTTTAACACCAGGTCGAAGTGGACACGTTCGAAGCTTGAATCACCCGGACTTCCGTCCCGCTTGACCGAGTTTCAAG ATGCAGATTCTGCTGAGACATTCATCCCAAATAATGATCCAACATCTAGTGTGCAAGCTTTGGAGGGCCGTGTACCAAACTATCTCTTATTGGTGTCTTTACTTGAACATCTGTGTTCTTTGTATGAGAGTGATTCCGAAAAGAGCAAGAAGATCTTTAATG ttctatGTCAACAACTTGTGAAGATGAAG GTGATGCCAtccttttcatttttggaagAGTTTAGTGTTATCAGAGCAAAATATAAGACGGCATTTAGTGATCTTATGGAAGCTGCTGCAAGAACGACAGGAACTGAT TTGCACAAATTTCCCCTGGGTGCAAGAAGACCAATGCTTGGCCAGTTTACAACTCACAA GTCCTTGTCAGCCCCTCAAAAGATGAGTGAATTATTGCAAAACGGATCTTCACGCTACAAAGAAGAGTTCATAGAGATTACAAGGCTTGGAAAAGGAGGATTTGGAAGTGTTTTCAAG gtgaaaaacaaacttgatGGAAGAGAGTATGCTGTGAAGAAAATTCCTCTAAAGGAAACCGACCCTGATCTTTGTTTAAAG GTTCTGCGAGAAGTCAAAGTGTTGGCAAATTTGAGTCACAACAATGTTGTCGGTTATCATGCAGCGTGGTTGGAATATGTCACAACGGATAACATTGACTGTGCAATACCTA GGGTCAACACTCTTCCAACAAGCCTGAAGGAACTTAGCGACTTTTCATCCCTAAACGGAATTCACAG aatAATGGAAGTGAGTACTTCAGACAGCCAGAGCAGCATAGTATTTGAAGCCTCGTCCCAGGAACCCTCGAACGGTGGCATCTTATTCACAGCTCGCAGATCAAGTGGTGACTTGTATGGGCCTGGGAACCAGTCTCGTGGTGCTCAAG TCGACAGTCGCCTGGGCAAGAGTCTTAAGAGTATCAGCAGTAGTCGTAGCAGCAGGGCTCCATATATGACGTCACAGCGGAGCATGCGCCGATCAGCCTCTAGCAATAGCTTGGGTTCCATGTCAGGTAAAGATGGCGTCCGGTCGGATGATGACCTAAGCGAACATAGTGAACAGAGCAGTGTGATATCAGGGAACATTAAGAGAAACGTTGCTCGCAACAAG TGTCTGGGAATGGTGCTGTATATTCAGATGCAACTTTGTACCACAACTCTTCGAGACTGGCTTGTCAAACGAAACGATGAAATTTTGCGATCAG GCAAACAAGTGGACAAAGCAGCCGTTATGGAGATATTCCGGCAGCTCGTTGAAGGTGTGCGGTATATTCACTCTCAAGAGTTGCTCCACAGGGACCTCAAG CCGAGAAACATCTTTCTTCAAGGGCTCTCACAAAAGGCTGACGACAGGCCGACAAAATTTCAGGTCAAAATCGGTGACTTTGGTTTGGCTCGGAAAGAAGTCGTGGTGAGCCCCGGGGGCAGCAGTCCGCTGGCCAGTTTAATTGAGCCTCTTACACCTATCTTTCCGTCAG GTTTTTCAAGAAGAGATGCCGCCACCGCTGGCGTTGGTACCTGTACTTACGCTTCACCCGAACAACTTAGAAACAATGTTTATGATAACAAG GCCGATATATTCAGTTTGggaatcattttgtttgagCTGTTTTGTTCCTTTGGAACCGAGATGGAACGAGTCACGAACATCAAGGATCTTAGACAAGGCAGACTATCGCAAGAATTTTGCCAGATGTGGCCGGAAGAG ACCAATCTTATTTTGGAGATGACAGCTGAAAGACCTGACGAAAGACCAACCGCTGGAACACTTCTAGAGATTGGACTATTCAAAGAGAAACACACG CATGTCAGTCATCATCTCAGCGAAAAAGTCGAAGAACAAGCGTCCGAAATCATCGAACTGAGGAACATATTGTCAAGAAAGGATAGCGAAATGCAAGCCAGAGAAGACGAGATTAGAGAACTTAAACGGCAGCTGGAGAAGAAAGACGACCATTTGAGGAGAATATTGGACAAGCTGTGCACCGCGTGCAATCAAAAGCTTGCCAATCAAGTGGAAGAAATGGATACAGGATAA